A window of Euwallacea fornicatus isolate EFF26 chromosome 13, ASM4011564v1, whole genome shotgun sequence contains these coding sequences:
- the FMRFa gene encoding FMRFamide-related neuropeptides isoform X2: protein MGLPPAILVLLLLRSALSLTDESFEGFDLSNPEDESEIDSLLDRQARNSDKFLRFGKAFWDYDSTSDNLSNGKQLQRPSRTGSFTGDPQQRTVRDQSSFLRFGRSVGDGSKKKRDKREISSKRHENFLRFGRTSNSNFMRFGRNLSPMDYQKNSNVLNYLRSLLRQSEENNRHRV, encoded by the exons ATGGGGTTGCCGCCGGCGATCTTAGTATTACTCCTGCTTCGGTCGGCCCTGTCTCTTACCGATGAGAGTTTCGAGGGATTTGATCTATCGAATCCGGAAGACGAGTCTGAAATTGATTCCCTCTTAGACAGGCAGGCCAGAAACAGCGACAAGTTTTTGAGATTCGGCAAGGCTTTCTGGGACTACGACAGCACCAGCGACAATCTGAGTAATGGCAAACAGTTACAGAGGCCTTCGAGAACTGGAAG CTTCACCGGTGACCCTCAACAACGCACAGTGAGGGATCAATCCAGTTTCTTGAGGTTCGGCAGGAGTGTGGGAGATGGTAGTAAGAAAAAGAGAGACAAACGGGAAATATCATCGAAACGTCACGAAAACTTCTTACGTTTCGGCAGGACCTCCAACTCCAATTTCATGAGATTTGGCCGAAATTTGTCACCGATGGATTATCAAAAGAACTCGAATGTCCTCAACTATTTGAGAAGTCTCTTAAGACAATCTGAAGAAAACAATAGACATAGAGTTTAA
- the FMRFa gene encoding FMRFamide-like neuropeptides 1 isoform X1: MGLPPAILVLLLLRSALSLTDESFEGFDLSNPEDESEIDSLLDRQARNSDKFLRFGKAFWDYDSTSDNLSNGKQLQRPSRTGRQGKNDHFIRFGRSKQEFLRFTGDPQQRTVRDQSSFLRFGRSVGDGSKKKRDKREISSKRHENFLRFGRTSNSNFMRFGRNLSPMDYQKNSNVLNYLRSLLRQSEENNRHRV; this comes from the exons ATGGGGTTGCCGCCGGCGATCTTAGTATTACTCCTGCTTCGGTCGGCCCTGTCTCTTACCGATGAGAGTTTCGAGGGATTTGATCTATCGAATCCGGAAGACGAGTCTGAAATTGATTCCCTCTTAGACAGGCAGGCCAGAAACAGCGACAAGTTTTTGAGATTCGGCAAGGCTTTCTGGGACTACGACAGCACCAGCGACAATCTGAGTAATGGCAAACAGTTACAGAGGCCTTCGAGAACTGGAAGGCAAGGGAAAAACGATCACTTTATTAGATTCGGTCGTAGTAAACAGGAATTTTTGCG CTTCACCGGTGACCCTCAACAACGCACAGTGAGGGATCAATCCAGTTTCTTGAGGTTCGGCAGGAGTGTGGGAGATGGTAGTAAGAAAAAGAGAGACAAACGGGAAATATCATCGAAACGTCACGAAAACTTCTTACGTTTCGGCAGGACCTCCAACTCCAATTTCATGAGATTTGGCCGAAATTTGTCACCGATGGATTATCAAAAGAACTCGAATGTCCTCAACTATTTGAGAAGTCTCTTAAGACAATCTGAAGAAAACAATAGACATAGAGTTTAA